A single window of Flavobacterium aestivum DNA harbors:
- a CDS encoding TIGR01777 family oxidoreductase, producing the protein MNKNVLITGGTGFIGKYLTKMLLDKGYTVSILTRSSKPNTEGITYYVWDVTNRSIDEEAVLRADYIIHLAGEGIAEKRWTAKRKAEIIDSRTLSAQLIYTILKKHNKKIEAFVSASAVGIYGALNGEGICTENTLPGNDFVGVTCQKWEKTADLFADLGIRTVKIRTGLVLGRNGGLLKKMAPIFKAGLGSALGSGKQYMPWIHIYDLCAIYLEAIENKDMTGAYNATINDSTTNSFFSKLLAREYGYFIWLPNVPAFVLRLILGEMATAILAGRRVSSDKIKSLGFRFKFKNLKKALADCIK; encoded by the coding sequence ATGAATAAGAATGTTTTAATAACGGGAGGGACTGGTTTTATTGGAAAGTATTTGACGAAAATGTTATTAGATAAAGGTTACACAGTTTCTATATTGACTAGGAGCAGTAAGCCTAACACCGAAGGTATTACCTATTACGTTTGGGATGTTACGAATCGAAGTATTGATGAAGAAGCGGTGCTCCGTGCGGATTATATTATTCATTTGGCAGGAGAGGGTATTGCCGAAAAAAGATGGACTGCCAAAAGAAAGGCTGAGATAATAGATAGTAGAACACTCTCAGCTCAGTTGATTTATACTATTCTGAAAAAGCATAATAAAAAAATTGAAGCTTTTGTATCAGCTTCTGCCGTTGGGATTTATGGAGCTTTAAATGGTGAAGGAATTTGCACAGAAAATACACTTCCTGGGAATGATTTTGTCGGGGTAACATGCCAAAAATGGGAAAAAACAGCCGATTTATTTGCCGATTTAGGCATTCGAACGGTAAAAATCAGAACTGGTTTAGTTTTAGGGAGAAACGGTGGACTTCTAAAAAAAATGGCTCCTATTTTTAAAGCTGGTTTAGGATCAGCATTAGGATCAGGGAAACAGTATATGCCTTGGATACATATATATGATTTGTGTGCCATTTATCTAGAAGCTATTGAAAACAAAGATATGACTGGTGCGTATAATGCAACCATAAATGACAGTACTACAAACTCATTCTTTTCAAAATTATTGGCAAGAGAGTATGGATATTTTATCTGGCTTCCGAATGTGCCTGCTTTTGTATTGCGACTGATTTTGGGAGAAATGGCTACTGCTATTTTGGCCGGTAGAAGAGTTTCATCTGATAAAATAAAAAGCCTGGGTTTTCGATTTAAGTTTAAAAACTTGAAAAAAGCTCTTGCGGATTGTATCAAATAG
- a CDS encoding cryptochrome/photolyase family protein, whose amino-acid sequence MTKQQVSIFWFRRDLRLDDNVALHHALQSKNPVIPLFIFDTDILESLPQNDARVGFIHESLQKINAQLNAIGSSLLIKKGRTTEVWENLFKEFAISEIYFNKDYEPYAIKRDWDICALANANNAACFSFKDQVVFEEKEIIKADGLPYTIYTPYKNKWLEKYKSLAPLEEYDTQNYFSHFCKNHFDFPTLQQIGFEESEIKVIPYNLTQIANYQETRDFPAIDSTSYLSPHLRFGTVSIRKLVNWAARKNDVFLSELIWREFFMQILFSFPKVVTQNFKSAYDGIQWRNNEEDFRRWCTGTTGYPMVDAGMRQLNQTGYMHNRVRMVVASFLCKHLLINWQWGEAYFAQKLLDYDLSANIGNWQWAAGTGCDAAPYFRVFNPDIQLKKFDEKGIYIRKWIPEFDLGYGEPMIEHAFARDRAIATYKAGILK is encoded by the coding sequence ATGACAAAACAACAAGTATCTATTTTTTGGTTCCGCCGCGATTTGCGTCTGGATGATAATGTGGCGTTGCATCATGCTTTGCAATCTAAGAATCCTGTAATTCCTTTGTTTATTTTTGATACGGATATTTTGGAGAGTTTACCCCAAAACGATGCTCGTGTTGGTTTTATACACGAATCACTCCAAAAAATAAATGCGCAATTAAATGCCATTGGCAGTTCACTGTTAATCAAAAAAGGAAGGACAACTGAGGTTTGGGAAAATCTTTTTAAGGAGTTTGCTATTTCAGAAATTTACTTTAATAAGGATTATGAACCCTACGCAATCAAAAGAGATTGGGATATTTGTGCATTAGCAAATGCGAACAATGCAGCTTGTTTTTCTTTTAAAGATCAAGTTGTCTTTGAAGAAAAAGAAATCATCAAAGCTGATGGACTGCCTTATACCATTTATACACCATATAAAAATAAATGGTTAGAGAAATACAAATCCTTGGCTCCACTAGAAGAATATGATACCCAAAATTACTTTTCCCATTTTTGCAAAAATCATTTTGATTTTCCGACCTTACAGCAAATAGGTTTTGAGGAAAGTGAGATAAAAGTAATTCCCTATAATCTGACGCAGATTGCTAATTACCAAGAAACAAGGGATTTTCCCGCTATTGATAGTACTTCGTATCTTTCGCCACATTTGCGTTTTGGAACAGTCAGTATCCGAAAGTTAGTGAACTGGGCTGCTCGCAAAAACGATGTTTTTTTGAGCGAACTGATTTGGAGAGAATTCTTTATGCAAATATTATTTAGCTTTCCCAAAGTAGTCACTCAAAATTTCAAATCGGCTTATGATGGCATACAATGGCGTAATAATGAGGAAGATTTCAGACGATGGTGTACAGGAACTACAGGCTATCCTATGGTCGATGCTGGAATGCGTCAACTTAATCAAACGGGGTATATGCACAATAGAGTGCGTATGGTGGTGGCGAGTTTTTTGTGCAAACATTTATTGATCAATTGGCAGTGGGGAGAAGCCTATTTTGCCCAAAAACTATTAGATTACGATTTGTCTGCCAATATAGGTAACTGGCAATGGGCAGCCGGAACGGGTTGTGATGCAGCACCTTATTTCAGGGTCTTTAATCCCGATATTCAGCTTAAAAAGTTTGATGAGAAAGGAATCTATATCCGCAAATGGATTCCTGAATTTGATTTGGGATATGGTGAACCTATGATAGAACATGCATTTGCCAGAGATAGAGCCATTGCGACTTATAAAGCAGGAATTTTGAAGTGA
- the purB gene encoding adenylosuccinate lyase has protein sequence MTTLNELNAISPIDGRYRNKTISLAPFFSEEALIKYRVLVEIEYFITLCEVPLPQLKNVNPNLFDSLRAIYKNFSTEDALWIKETEKVTNHDVKAVEYFIKDAFEKLGLSEYKEFIHFGLTSQDINNTAIPLSTKEAFEKVYMPSLITLTSKLKELSQEWKDVPMLARTHGQPASPTRLGKEIAVFVERLEEQMRLLFNVPFAAKFGGATGNYNAHHVAYPQIDWKQFGSKFVENNLGLHHSFPTTQIEHYDHFAAFFDALKRINTIIIDLDRDIWTYVSMEYFKQKIKAGEIGSSAMPHKVNPIDFENSEGNLGIANAIFEHLSAKLPISRLQRDLTDSTVLRNVGVPMGHTLIAFEATLKGLNKLLLNESKFHEDLEKNWAVVAEAIQTILRREAYPNPYEALKGLTRTNEAIDKNAIHGFIATLDVSDDIKTELMKITPSNFLGI, from the coding sequence ATGACTACATTAAACGAATTGAATGCTATATCTCCAATTGACGGACGCTATAGAAACAAGACCATTTCTCTGGCTCCTTTCTTCTCTGAAGAAGCTTTAATCAAATACCGTGTATTAGTTGAAATTGAATATTTCATCACTTTATGTGAAGTTCCTTTGCCACAATTAAAAAACGTAAACCCTAATCTTTTTGATAGTTTACGTGCTATTTATAAAAACTTTTCTACCGAAGATGCTCTTTGGATAAAAGAAACCGAAAAAGTAACCAACCACGATGTAAAAGCAGTTGAATATTTTATAAAAGATGCTTTTGAAAAATTAGGTTTATCTGAATACAAAGAGTTCATCCATTTCGGATTAACTTCTCAGGATATTAACAATACAGCGATTCCGTTATCTACAAAAGAGGCTTTTGAAAAAGTGTACATGCCATCGTTAATTACTTTGACATCTAAATTAAAAGAATTAAGCCAAGAATGGAAAGACGTTCCAATGCTAGCTCGTACGCACGGACAACCTGCCTCTCCTACTCGTTTGGGTAAAGAGATTGCTGTTTTTGTAGAGCGTTTAGAAGAGCAAATGCGTTTGTTGTTTAACGTTCCGTTTGCTGCCAAATTTGGTGGTGCTACCGGAAATTACAACGCACACCATGTAGCTTACCCACAAATTGACTGGAAACAATTTGGAAGCAAATTTGTAGAAAACAACTTGGGATTACACCATTCTTTCCCAACAACTCAAATAGAACATTACGATCATTTTGCAGCATTTTTTGATGCTTTAAAAAGAATCAACACAATCATTATTGATTTAGACCGAGACATTTGGACATATGTTTCAATGGAATATTTCAAACAAAAAATAAAAGCGGGTGAGATTGGATCATCAGCTATGCCACACAAAGTAAACCCAATTGATTTTGAAAACTCCGAAGGTAACTTAGGAATAGCTAATGCAATTTTTGAGCATTTGTCAGCTAAATTACCAATTTCAAGATTACAACGTGATTTGACAGACAGTACTGTTTTAAGAAATGTTGGTGTACCAATGGGACACACTTTAATCGCATTTGAAGCTACATTAAAAGGTTTGAACAAGTTACTATTGAACGAATCTAAATTTCATGAAGATTTAGAGAAAAACTGGGCAGTTGTTGCTGAGGCAATTCAAACCATATTAAGACGTGAAGCCTACCCGAATCCGTATGAAGCTTTAAAAGGTTTAACCAGAACCAATGAAGCCATTGACAAAAATGCGATTCATGGCTTTATAGCAACATTAGATGTTTCTGATGACATTAAAACAGAATTGATGAAGATTACGCCAAGTAATTTCTTGGGGATTTAG
- a CDS encoding polysaccharide deacetylase family protein, with the protein MNKNIFKFILLCTFFLFSCENKKLPVIKPKHSDAGVVITFDDASINEWFETDKLLHQYSWKATFCVSNINTLSHSEITKLLMLQQGGHEIAGHGFHHFDAPKFVAKNGINKYIDQEINSMMNLMRFYSFKVTTFAYPFGFRNPEIDEALLKKFKIVRGTTYGAEDPFFQNCYFDNSRLVFAIGIDTNHPKFSIPYLLKLLDYAKRKDKILLLFGHKPVQKITANYQTKIETLELICNYVKQHNMTFYSLSELNILN; encoded by the coding sequence ATGAACAAAAATATTTTTAAATTCATATTGCTTTGTACTTTCTTTCTATTTTCATGTGAGAATAAAAAGCTTCCTGTCATAAAACCTAAGCATTCTGATGCCGGAGTAGTCATCACATTTGATGATGCTAGTATTAACGAATGGTTTGAAACCGACAAACTATTACATCAATATTCTTGGAAAGCTACTTTTTGTGTTTCTAACATAAATACTTTAAGCCATTCCGAAATAACCAAACTCCTGATGTTACAACAGGGAGGACATGAAATTGCAGGTCATGGCTTTCATCATTTTGACGCTCCAAAATTTGTTGCCAAAAATGGAATCAACAAATACATTGATCAGGAAATAAATTCAATGATGAATTTGATGCGTTTTTATTCTTTTAAAGTGACTACGTTTGCATATCCTTTTGGTTTTAGAAACCCTGAAATAGACGAGGCACTTTTAAAAAAATTTAAAATTGTAAGAGGTACTACCTATGGAGCTGAAGACCCTTTTTTTCAAAATTGCTACTTCGACAACTCCAGATTAGTTTTTGCAATAGGTATAGACACCAATCATCCAAAATTTAGCATTCCGTATCTTTTAAAGCTACTGGATTATGCCAAACGAAAAGATAAAATTCTGTTATTATTTGGTCACAAACCTGTTCAAAAAATAACCGCCAACTACCAAACCAAAATAGAAACATTAGAACTGATTTGCAATTATGTTAAACAGCATAATATGACATTTTACAGTTTATCGGAATTGAATATTTTAAATTAA
- a CDS encoding cation:proton antiporter yields MSAISDTTQHLEPLITDLGLILMTAGIAVLIFKKLKQPLVLGYLIAGFLAGNHFNFFPSVTDMKSVEVWAEIGIIILLFSLGLEFSFKKLMKVGGTASVTAITQIATMTVFGFIVGQWLEWSKMDSIFLGVMLSISSTTIILKTFDELGVKAQKFAGNVIGSLIVQDIIAILMMVLLSTIAASDQFSGSVLVQSIFKLFFFLVLWFLGGIFIIPTVLKKTKHLLSDEMLLIISLALCLMMVMLASNVGFSPALGAFIMGSIIAETTQAEHIEHLVKPVKDLFGAVFFVSVGMLINPQALYEHAIPVLILSFVTIFGQSISSTTGALLSGQPLKESIQTGMSLSQIGEFSFIIATLGMTLHVTSSFLYPIIVAVSAVTTFTTPFMIKLSAPFSEYLSKKLPRRWTKRIERYSANTQAIKTVSNWQTVLNAYLTQVIVLSVIILAVILLSSTYILPLVIQYHFGNTMGALITLAILSPFLWALSLRRVAVKEVAILLEERKSRGPMAMLFLFRILLSTFFIGFLLNIFFSPRIAFIVFIIATTVYFIFQRKLNAQYHKIENHFLSNLNEREITKARRSRSDLSPWDGHMAYFDIAAESNIAGKTLQRLQIREQMGINIASIKRGDITIHIPTAKERLFPGDEICVIGTDAQVQEFKKFLDQHETDVSPEITEPDIVLRQIELKNHTFLGKSIKESKLRESTKGLIVGIEKRGKRMLNPESNVILEKDDILWIVGDRKLLGNLAHD; encoded by the coding sequence ATGAGTGCAATATCTGATACAACACAACATCTGGAACCTTTAATAACCGATTTAGGATTGATTTTAATGACAGCCGGAATTGCTGTTTTGATTTTCAAAAAGCTGAAACAACCACTGGTATTAGGGTATTTAATAGCTGGATTTTTAGCAGGAAATCATTTTAATTTTTTCCCATCCGTAACTGATATGAAAAGCGTTGAGGTTTGGGCTGAAATTGGAATTATCATTTTATTATTTAGTCTGGGGCTTGAATTTAGTTTCAAGAAATTAATGAAAGTAGGCGGAACAGCTTCTGTCACTGCTATTACACAAATTGCTACCATGACTGTTTTTGGGTTTATAGTTGGCCAATGGTTAGAATGGTCTAAAATGGACAGTATCTTTCTGGGAGTTATGCTCTCTATCTCATCGACAACCATTATCCTTAAAACATTTGACGAATTAGGGGTAAAAGCCCAAAAATTTGCCGGAAATGTAATTGGTTCCCTCATTGTACAGGATATTATTGCCATATTAATGATGGTTTTATTATCGACTATTGCGGCTAGCGATCAGTTTTCTGGCAGCGTATTAGTGCAATCTATATTTAAATTGTTCTTTTTCCTCGTCCTTTGGTTTTTGGGAGGAATATTTATAATTCCAACTGTCTTAAAAAAGACAAAACATCTACTCTCTGATGAAATGTTGCTTATTATCTCTCTTGCTTTGTGCTTGATGATGGTAATGCTGGCTTCAAATGTTGGTTTTTCACCTGCGTTGGGGGCATTTATCATGGGATCTATCATTGCAGAAACAACCCAAGCTGAGCATATCGAACATTTAGTAAAACCGGTTAAAGATTTATTTGGAGCCGTATTCTTTGTATCAGTAGGAATGCTAATCAATCCCCAAGCTTTATATGAACATGCAATTCCGGTTTTGATTTTATCCTTTGTTACTATTTTTGGGCAATCCATAAGCTCTACCACTGGTGCATTACTTTCTGGACAACCCTTAAAAGAATCAATTCAAACAGGGATGAGTTTGTCTCAAATTGGGGAATTTTCTTTTATCATTGCCACCTTAGGTATGACTCTCCATGTTACAAGTTCATTTCTTTACCCTATTATCGTGGCAGTTTCGGCAGTAACTACGTTTACTACTCCGTTTATGATTAAGCTTTCGGCTCCTTTTTCGGAATATTTATCCAAAAAATTACCTCGAAGATGGACCAAACGAATTGAACGTTATAGTGCCAATACTCAGGCCATAAAAACTGTTAGTAATTGGCAAACTGTTCTTAATGCCTACTTGACTCAAGTAATTGTATTGTCCGTAATTATTTTAGCTGTTATTCTGTTATCCTCAACTTATATTTTGCCTTTGGTAATACAATACCATTTTGGGAATACAATGGGGGCTTTGATTACGTTAGCTATTTTATCCCCTTTTTTATGGGCTCTCTCTTTACGTAGAGTAGCGGTAAAAGAGGTAGCTATTCTATTGGAAGAAAGAAAATCTCGTGGTCCAATGGCCATGTTATTTTTGTTCAGAATTCTGCTTTCTACTTTCTTTATTGGTTTTTTATTGAATATCTTTTTTTCTCCTCGTATTGCATTTATAGTTTTCATTATTGCTACGACTGTATATTTTATTTTTCAGAGGAAACTCAATGCACAATATCATAAAATCGAGAATCATTTCTTGTCTAATTTAAATGAAAGAGAAATCACTAAAGCCCGAAGAAGCAGAAGTGATTTATCTCCTTGGGATGGACACATGGCCTACTTTGATATTGCTGCCGAATCTAATATTGCGGGGAAAACATTGCAAAGACTACAAATTAGAGAACAAATGGGAATCAATATCGCTTCCATCAAAAGAGGAGATATCACAATTCACATACCAACGGCCAAAGAGCGTCTTTTTCCGGGAGATGAGATTTGCGTTATTGGTACTGATGCTCAAGTACAGGAATTTAAAAAGTTTTTAGACCAACATGAAACGGATGTTTCTCCAGAAATTACAGAACCCGATATTGTTTTACGCCAAATCGAATTAAAAAATCACACTTTTTTAGGGAAAAGTATTAAGGAATCTAAATTACGTGAGAGTACAAAAGGATTGATCGTAGGTATCGAGAAAAGAGGAAAGCGTATGCTAAATCCAGAATCGAATGTTATTTTAGAAAAAGATGATATTTTATGGATTGTTGGTGATCGAAAATTATTAGGGAATTTGGCTCATGATTAA
- the guaB gene encoding IMP dehydrogenase, translating to MKAHNSKIIGEGLTYDDVLLVPNYSNVLPREVSIQSKFSKNITLNVPIVSAAMDTVTESAMAIAMAQEGGIGVLHKNMTIEQQATKVRKVKRAESGMIIDPVTLPLSSTVADAKNVMKEYGIGGIPIVDENKILKGIVTNRDLRFEKNNLRPIVEIMTSQNLVTVAEGTSLEQAEVVLQGHKIEKLPVVNSKNELVGLITFRDITKLTQKPNANKDKFGRLRVAAALGVTADAVERATALVNAGVDAVIIDTAHGHTKGVVDVLKAVKAKFPELDVIVGNIATPEAALYLVENGADGVKVGIGPGSICTTRVVAGVGFPQFSAVLEVAAALRGTGVPVIADGGIRYTGDIPKAIAAGADCVMLGSLLAGTMESPGETIIFEGRKFKSYRGMGSVEAMQGGSKDRYFQDVEDDVKKLVPEGIVGRVPYKGELNESMQQFIGGLRAGMGYCGAKDITTLQETGRFVRITSSGITESHPHNVTITKEAPNYSR from the coding sequence ATGAAAGCACATAACTCCAAGATTATCGGTGAAGGTTTAACTTACGATGATGTATTATTAGTTCCCAATTACTCAAATGTTCTTCCGCGCGAAGTGAGTATTCAATCCAAATTTTCAAAAAATATTACGCTTAATGTTCCTATTGTATCTGCAGCTATGGATACAGTTACCGAAAGTGCAATGGCAATTGCTATGGCTCAAGAAGGAGGAATAGGTGTTTTACATAAAAACATGACGATTGAGCAACAAGCAACCAAAGTTCGTAAAGTAAAGCGTGCAGAATCAGGTATGATTATCGATCCAGTTACTTTACCATTAAGTTCTACAGTTGCAGATGCTAAAAATGTGATGAAAGAATATGGTATTGGTGGAATTCCAATTGTAGATGAAAATAAAATTTTAAAAGGAATTGTAACCAATCGTGATTTGCGTTTCGAGAAAAACAACTTGAGACCAATTGTTGAGATAATGACAAGTCAAAATTTAGTGACAGTTGCAGAAGGTACTTCATTAGAACAAGCTGAAGTAGTTTTACAAGGTCATAAAATTGAAAAACTTCCAGTAGTAAATAGTAAAAATGAATTGGTTGGGTTAATCACTTTTAGAGATATTACTAAATTGACTCAAAAACCAAATGCCAATAAAGATAAATTCGGTCGTTTACGCGTAGCAGCTGCTTTAGGTGTTACTGCAGATGCTGTTGAAAGAGCTACAGCTTTAGTAAACGCAGGAGTTGATGCCGTAATTATTGATACAGCTCACGGACATACAAAAGGTGTGGTAGATGTATTGAAAGCTGTAAAAGCTAAATTCCCAGAATTAGATGTAATCGTTGGTAATATTGCTACTCCAGAAGCTGCTTTATATTTAGTTGAAAACGGTGCTGATGGTGTAAAAGTAGGAATAGGGCCTGGTTCTATTTGTACTACTCGTGTAGTTGCAGGAGTTGGTTTTCCTCAATTCTCTGCGGTATTAGAAGTTGCTGCAGCTCTAAGAGGAACAGGTGTTCCAGTTATTGCCGATGGAGGAATTCGTTATACTGGAGATATTCCTAAAGCTATCGCTGCTGGTGCTGATTGTGTGATGTTAGGTTCATTATTAGCAGGAACAATGGAATCACCAGGTGAGACTATTATTTTTGAAGGAAGAAAATTCAAATCTTATAGAGGAATGGGATCTGTTGAAGCGATGCAAGGCGGTTCTAAAGATCGTTATTTCCAGGATGTGGAAGACGATGTTAAGAAATTGGTTCCGGAAGGAATCGTTGGACGTGTACCTTATAAAGGAGAATTGAACGAAAGTATGCAACAATTCATAGGTGGTCTTCGTGCCGGAATGGGATACTGTGGGGCAAAAGATATTACTACTTTACAGGAAACAGGACGTTTTGTTCGTATTACTTCTAGCGGTATAACTGAAAGTCATCCTCATAATGTGACTATTACAAAAGAAGCTCCAAATTATTCAAGATAA
- a CDS encoding DUF5723 family protein, whose amino-acid sequence MMKLKIFICLLAPVVCSSQNKEILYNFTPLPQSLLTNPGADVKYKWFFGVPLLSGISANVGSTGINAYNLFANDGVNFTTKVKKVIATTNRNDYVTANQQLELFSAGFGLGGPENRSYVSFGMYQELDSFIYIPTDLAILGFYGNKDYIGKTFNLGDLSVKAELLSVFHVGFNKPINEKLTLGVRGKIYSSIFNATSTRNSGSFYTVQGKDLIYDQAIQSNLELNTSGAAKYLDEDYDGDLGSDLVEDVKQKALLGGNLGLGLDIGLTYYPQKNIQVTASLVDIGYIKHTQEVESFTFKGHYDFKGVITDFNADGTPDNAYQDFKDAIPLDTLYTPYKTQRPLKFYSSYQYSFEEVRQMECDCETDEDSWYRSAVGAQFFAMSTPRAPMVALTAYYRRRFFNGLQMKATYTLDSYSYKNVGLGLYTKVGIVNFYALADNLLGYTDLAKANALSFQIGFNIISGGSNR is encoded by the coding sequence ATGATGAAACTAAAGATCTTTATATGCCTATTGGCACCGGTGGTTTGTTCTTCTCAAAACAAAGAAATATTATATAATTTCACCCCGTTACCTCAATCATTATTAACAAATCCCGGAGCCGATGTAAAATACAAATGGTTTTTTGGTGTGCCATTATTGTCTGGTATTTCGGCTAATGTTGGTTCAACAGGAATTAATGCCTATAATTTATTTGCTAATGATGGAGTTAATTTCACAACCAAGGTCAAAAAGGTAATTGCAACAACCAATAGAAATGATTATGTTACGGCAAATCAACAATTAGAATTGTTTAGTGCAGGTTTTGGATTAGGAGGACCAGAAAATAGGTCGTATGTTTCTTTTGGGATGTACCAAGAATTAGATTCATTTATATACATCCCTACAGATCTTGCCATATTGGGTTTTTATGGAAACAAGGATTATATTGGGAAAACATTTAATTTGGGAGATTTAAGTGTAAAAGCCGAATTATTGTCTGTATTTCATGTAGGATTCAATAAACCGATTAATGAAAAACTTACACTTGGAGTGCGAGGGAAAATTTATTCCAGTATTTTTAATGCTACATCAACTAGAAATTCAGGCTCTTTTTATACGGTACAAGGGAAAGATTTAATTTATGATCAGGCTATACAATCTAATTTAGAACTAAATACTTCTGGAGCAGCAAAATATTTAGATGAAGATTATGATGGTGATCTTGGAAGTGATTTGGTAGAAGATGTAAAGCAGAAGGCACTTTTGGGAGGTAATCTAGGATTAGGTTTGGATATTGGTTTAACGTATTATCCTCAAAAAAATATTCAGGTAACGGCTAGTTTAGTAGATATTGGATATATAAAGCATACACAGGAAGTAGAAAGTTTTACTTTTAAAGGTCATTATGATTTTAAAGGTGTTATTACTGATTTTAATGCCGATGGTACGCCGGATAACGCTTACCAAGATTTTAAAGATGCTATTCCATTAGATACATTGTATACTCCTTATAAAACACAACGGCCATTAAAGTTTTATTCATCTTATCAGTATTCTTTTGAAGAAGTAAGACAAATGGAATGTGATTGTGAAACCGATGAAGATTCTTGGTATAGAAGTGCAGTTGGAGCTCAATTTTTTGCCATGTCTACGCCAAGAGCACCTATGGTGGCTTTGACAGCTTATTATAGAAGAAGATTTTTTAATGGATTGCAGATGAAAGCTACCTATACATTAGATTCCTATTCCTATAAGAACGTTGGTCTTGGATTGTATACTAAAGTAGGGATTGTAAATTTCTATGCACTTGCGGATAATCTCTTGGGTTATACGGATCTCGCAAAGGCAAATGCGCTCTCGTTTCAAATAGGGTTTAATATAATTTCGGGCGGAAGTAATAGATAA
- a CDS encoding hydroxymethylglutaryl-CoA lyase → MKTIKIIECPRDAMQGIKSFIPTERKVAYIQSLLRVGFDSIDFGSFVSAKAIPQMQDTAEVLEQLDLSQTKSKLLAIIANTQGATLASQHNAIQYLGFPFSISENFQMRNTHKTIAESLVTLQEILDIADKTNKEVVAYLSMGFGNPYGDPWNVEIVAQWTERLASMGVKILSLSDTVGSSTPDVIQYLFSSLIPQYPQIEFGAHLHTTPDKWFEKVDAAYKGGCYRFDGAVQGFGGCPMATDNLTGNMPTEKLLSYFTVQKENTNCSPMSFESAYNEASKLFGDFH, encoded by the coding sequence ATGAAGACTATAAAAATTATCGAATGTCCACGTGATGCTATGCAAGGCATAAAATCATTTATTCCTACCGAAAGGAAGGTAGCGTACATTCAGTCCTTATTACGTGTAGGTTTTGATTCAATTGATTTCGGAAGTTTTGTTTCAGCAAAGGCTATTCCTCAAATGCAAGATACAGCAGAGGTCTTAGAACAACTTGATTTATCTCAAACCAAAAGCAAGTTATTAGCCATTATAGCTAATACACAAGGAGCAACTCTGGCTTCACAGCATAATGCAATTCAGTATTTAGGATTCCCTTTTTCAATTTCAGAGAATTTTCAAATGCGAAATACGCATAAAACCATTGCAGAGTCTTTAGTGACTCTACAGGAGATTTTAGATATTGCCGATAAGACCAATAAAGAGGTAGTAGCCTATCTTTCTATGGGTTTTGGAAATCCGTACGGAGATCCTTGGAATGTAGAAATTGTAGCACAGTGGACCGAGAGATTGGCTAGCATGGGTGTGAAAATTTTATCTCTTTCAGATACAGTCGGTAGTTCAACACCAGATGTAATTCAATATTTATTTTCCAGCCTGATTCCTCAATACCCTCAAATTGAGTTTGGCGCCCATTTGCATACAACACCAGATAAATGGTTTGAAAAAGTTGATGCTGCTTATAAAGGAGGTTGTTATCGTTTTGATGGCGCTGTTCAAGGTTTTGGTGGCTGCCCTATGGCTACCGATAATTTGACAGGTAACATGCCTACAGAAAAATTACTGTCCTATTTTACAGTTCAAAAAGAAAATACCAATTGCAGTCCAATGAGTTTTGAAAGCGCTTATAATGAGGCTTCTAAATTGTTTGGAGATTTTCATTAA